From a region of the Salvelinus alpinus chromosome 2, SLU_Salpinus.1, whole genome shotgun sequence genome:
- the ora2 gene encoding olfactory receptor class A related 2 yields MKSEEVVRGMLYLSLTVVGVPGNTAVIVAFLLALYQEHQLLPADAIVLHLACANLLVVGVRCLLETLATFRLVNIFGDTGCQGVIFVYRTSRSLSIWLTFVLSAYQCLSIATPGSCWASIRVLVARYLAVIFLTLWVINTSMSSAATAFSLGSRNDSVNMQHSINVQFCYVRFPTMQSKQVNGAVQVGRDVVPMGMMTLASLVILVFLYRYSQQVKGLRSSSGASGGAERRAAKAVVALVTLYVVLYGVDNGLWVYTLTVRKTMSSSLISDLRIFFSSLYAALSPLVIIATNRKVNSRLRCVVQERPVQDKVTTLSTV; encoded by the coding sequence ATGAAATCAGAGGAGGTGGTCCGGGGAATGCTGTACCTGTCTCTCACTGTGGTTGGAGTTCCGGGAAACACTGCTGTCATCGTGGCATTCCTCCTGGCACTGTACCAGGAGCATCAGCTTCTTCCTGCTGACGCCATTGTGCTGCACCTGGCCTGTGCCAACCTGCTGGTAGTAGGCGTGCGCTGCCTGCTGGAGACCCTGGCCACCTTCCGCCTGGTCAACATCTTCGGGGACACGGGCTGCCAGGGGGTGATCTTTGTCTACCGTACGTCTCGCTCCCTCTCCATCTGGCTCACCTTTGTGCTGAGTGCCTACCAGTGCCTGAGCATCGCTACTCCCGGCTCCTGCTGGGCCTCCATCCGTGTCCTGGTGGCTCGCTACCTGGCAGTGATCTTCCTCACCCTTTGGGTCATCAATACCTCCATGAGCTCGGCAGCCACAGCCTTCTCCCTGGGCTCCCGGAATGACTCGGTCAACATGCagcacagcattaatgttcaatTCTGCTATGTTCGCTTTCCTACTATGCAGTCCAAACAGGTGAACGGGGCTGTCCAGGTAGGGAGGGACGTGGTACCTATGGGCATGATGACCCTGGCCAGTCTGGTCATCCTTGTGTTCCTGTACCGCTACAGCCAGCAGGTGAAGGGACTCCGCAGCAGCTCTGGGGCCAGCGGTGGGGCAGAGCGGCGGGCGGCTAAGGCTGTAGTGGCCTTGGTGACCCTGTATGTGGTCCTCTATGGGGTGGATAATGGACTGTGGGTATACACCCTCACCGTGAGGAAGACCATGAGCTCCTCACTGATCTCAGACCTGCGCATATTCTTCTCGTCGCTGTATGCAGCGCTCAGCCCCCTGGTGATCATAGCCACCAACAGGAAGGTGAACAGCAGGCTGAGGTGTGTGGTGCAGGAGAGGCCCGTTCAGGACAAAGTCACTACACTatctactgtgtga
- the LOC139550786 gene encoding olfactory receptor class A-like protein 1 has translation MLDLCVTIKGVSFLLQTGLGFLGNTLVLLAYTQVVCSECRLQPVDIILCHLAFVDLILLLTRCVPQTMTVFGLRDLLNDPGCKVVIYTYRIARALSVCITCMLSVFQAVTIAPAGGPCLSRLKARLPRLIVPTIAGLWLFNMAICFAAPLFSIAPRNGTVPAFTLNLGFCHVDFRDRLSYKINGVIVSTRDFVFVGLMLWSSGYILLLLHRHSRQVRSIRRSSQGGGAETRAANTVITLVVLYVVFFGIDNIIWIYMLTVDNVSPVVADMKIFFSSCYACLSPFFIISSNKKVKSKLVCVAADQEPPSVDTQDSNDKM, from the coding sequence ATGTTGGATCTCTGTGTCACCATCAAAGGGGTGTCCTTCCTGTTGCAAACAGGGTTAGGGTTCCTGGGGAACACCCTGGTGCTGCTGGCCTACACCCAGGTCGTCTGCTCTGAGTGCCGACTCCAGCCTGTGGACATAATTCTCTGCCACCTAGCCTTCGTTGACCTGATTCTGCTCCTCACCCGCTGCGTCCCCCAGACCATGACTGTGTTTGGCCTGCGTGACCTGCTGAATGACCCGGGCTGCAAGGTGGTCATTTACACCTATCGCATCGCCCGGGCTCTGTCAGTGTGCATCACCTGTATGCTCAGTGTGTTCCAGGCAGTGACCATCGCCCCTGCAGGTGGACCCTGTTTGTCCAGGCTTAAGGCCCGGCTTCCCAGGCTCATCGTGCCCACCATCGCAGGGCTGTGGCTCTTCAACATGGCTATATGCTTCGCAGCTCCATTGTTCTCGATTGCCCCTCGCAACGGCACAGTGCCTGCCTTCACCCTCAACCTGGGCTTCTGCCATGTGGACTTCAGGGACAGGCTGTCCTACAAGATCAATGGAGTGATTGTCTCTACACGGGACTTTGTCTTTGTGGGGCTCATGTTGTGGTCCAGTGGCTacatccttctcctcctccaccgtCACAGCCGCCAAGTGAGAAGCATCCGACGATCATCCCAGGGTGGAGGAGCTGAGACTAGGGCAGCCAATACAGTGATCACCCTGGTGGTGTTGTATGTTGTATTCTTCGGCATAGACAATATCATCTGGATTTACATGCTGACGGTAGATAATGTGTCTCCAGTGGTAGCTGACATGAAGATCTTCTTCTCCTCCTGTTATGCCTGTCTCAGCCCCTTTTTCATCATCAGCTCCAATAAGAAGGTCAAGAGTAAGTTGGTGTGTGTGGCAGCTGACCAAGAGCCGCCATCAGTCGACACCCAGGACTCCAATGACAAGATGTAA
- the LOC139558177 gene encoding protein PHTF1-like translates to MARIAWYQGKIGAYDQQVWEKSLEQAELNGMDCKPKRSGHVKPDLIDVDLVRGSTFGKAKPDSPWTALTRKGLVRVLLFPFFFQWWIQVTSRSISTFILVLYFMQVAAAVLYVEVPAASASEQLGPMCLMLLLGTVHCQIVSTESNRSPSASPVSSSSTSPARRRMLRKGKGLKRTEGQGNDRDTELQPWQLEENQILYRSEERRTNQRKSGFGASDELSSEEEEDNKEAKPPTSVAGPTPTTVLRKRHLHSFSNPSPPEEESSGGAKDTKVNPREVEHLRTEGSRPASDTDDTMWEDLLQGPDSASTGSSDSEGEGRYCPGLTLPPSTTLSSDDENLQQGQLSWLQACHPSRDRVSAIIWEQGECKKADMSVLEISGIILTRVKVVEQGMGYLALGGLVTATLVLLPFGFRLAQRLDMTRLSSLSLAELAVMAVGPPDAKTYAFLFITTVERLCLTGLFFFMMCVAERTYKQRLVFAKLFNHITSARKAKKSEIPHFRLKNVQNIKMWLSLRSFLKRRGPQRSVDVIVSSIFLLALSIAFILCTQLLNSHHTFLDSETNWELMVWGSSLILFLLRLATLGSETNCKYSNVSVLLTEQINLYLKMEKKPNKKENLNIVNNVLKLATKLMKELDTPFRLLGLTVNPLIYNITRVVILSAVSAVVSDLLGFNIRLWKIKP, encoded by the exons ATGGCGAGAATAGCATGGTATCAAGGGAAG ATCGGTGCATATGATCAGCAGGTTTGGGAGAAGTCTCTGGAACAGGCTGAACTTAAT GGCATGGACTGTAAACCAAAGAGGTCCGGTCATGTCAAGCCAGACCTCATTGATGTTGACTTAGTAAGAG GGTCTACATTCGGCAAGGCCAAGCCCGATAGTCCATGGACAGCGTTGACCCGTAAGGGCCTGGTCAGGGTGCTCCTCTTCCCCTTCTTCTTCCAGTGGTGGATCCAGGTGACCTCCAGGTCTATCTCTACCTTTATCCTGGTGCTTTACTTCATGCAAG tggcAGCAGCAGTGTTGTACGTAGAGGTTCCTGCAGCCAGTGCTAGTGAGCAGTTGGGGCCTATGTGTCTTATGTTATTGCTGGGGACAGTGCACTGCCAGATAGTGTCCACTGAGTCCAACCGGAGCCCTTCAGCCAGTCctgtcagcagcagcagcaccagcCCTGCACGCAGGAGGAT GCTAAGGAAGGGTAAAGGATTgaagaggacagagggacaggggaaCGACAGGGACACTGAGCTGCAGCCTTGGCAGCTGGAGGAAAACCAAATTTTGTACAGATCAGAGGAGAGAAGG ACAAATCAGAGAAAGTCGGGCTTTGGGGCCTCTGATGAGCTTTccagtgaggaggaagaggataatAAGGAAGCAAAACCACCCACTAGTGTAGCTGGACCAACACCTACCACTGTCCTCAGGAAGAGACACCTTCACTCCTTCTCAAATCCCTCACCACCTGAG GAGGAAAGTAGTGGAGGTGCCAAGGACACTAAGGTGAACCCTCGTGAAGTGGAGCACCTGAGGACAGAGGGCTCGCGCCCGGCCTCTGACACAGATGATACTATGTGGGAGGATCTTCTTCAAGGGCCTGACTCCGCTTCCACTGGCAGCAGTGACAGTGAGGGGGAGGGGCGGTACTGCCCTGGCCTGACTCTCCCCCCATCCACCACTCTCAGCAGTGATGATGAGAACCTACAGCAG GGCCAACTATCATGGCTGCAGGCGTGCCACCCATCTAGAGACCGGGTCAGTGCCATCATCTGGGAGCAGGGGGAGTGCAAGAAAGCAGACATGTCAGTACTGGAGATCAGTGGGATCATCCTCACACGG GTGAAGGTGGTGGAGCAGGGCATGGGTTACCTAGCCCTGGGGGGGTTGGTCACTGCCACACTGGTGCTGCTTCCCTTTGGCTTCCGCCTGGCACAGCGGCTGGACATGACACGCCTGAGCTCCCTGTCTCTGGCTGAGCTGGCTGTCATGGCGGTGGGGCCGCCCGACGCCAAGACCTACGCCTTCCTCTTCATCACCACTGTGGAGAGGCTCTGCCTTACAGGCCTCTTCTTCTTCATGATGTGTGTGGCAGAGAGGACCTACAAACAG AGGCTTGTTTTCGCCAAACTCTTCAACCACATCACATCAGCACGAAAGGCCAAGAAGTCGGAAATCCCCCACTTCAGGCTGAAGAATGTGCAGAACATTAAGATGTGGCTGTCGCTCCGCTCCTTCCTCAAG AGACGTGGGCCCCAGCGTTCCGTTGATGTCATCGTCTCCTCCATATTCCTCCTGGCCCTTTCTATCGCCTTCATCTTGTGTACACAG CTACTAAACAGTCACCACACATTCCTGGACTCCGAGACCAACTGGGAGCTCATGGTGTGGGGTTcttctctcatcctcttcctGCTCCGCCTGGCCACCCTGGGCTCCGAGACCAACTGTAAATACAGCAACGTGTCAGTGCTGCTTACCGAACAG ATCAACTTGTATCTTAAGATGGAAAAGAAGCCCAACAAGAAAGAAAATTTGAACATAGTGAACAATGTTCTGAAGCTTGCAACAAAACTAATGAAA GAGCTTGACACCCCCTTCCGACTGCTGGGGCTGACTGTGAACCCGCTCATCTATAACATCACACGCGTGGTCATCCTGTCTGCAGTCTCCGCTGTGGTCAGCGACCTGCTCGGCTTCAACATCCGA CTGTGGAAGATTAAGCCTTAA